One part of the bacterium genome encodes these proteins:
- a CDS encoding serine/threonine protein kinase encodes MKLIRERLENLEALMCRLDSEMNSRLERSFSMLKIATGSILPGDSRTPTSFLNVSSALEDRYQILKEIGRGGMGIVFQAYDKQLKEQVAIKILSPVLSNDPDAIERLMREVSSARRVTHPNVIRIHDISEHNDLHFISMEFFEGMSLKDYIKKIGPLSLMHALNIALQICDGLEAAHRQGIVHRDLKSQNIIISSSSQIKIIDFGLARSENLGGLTATGLIMGTPEYMAPEQVSGKSVDERADIYSLGIILYEMFTGRVPFTGDSAIAIGFKQLKEDPPKPRDLNGQIPLEIE; translated from the coding sequence GTGAAGCTTATCCGGGAACGATTAGAGAATCTCGAGGCCCTCATGTGTCGCCTCGATTCAGAGATGAACTCGCGGTTGGAGCGCTCGTTCAGCATGCTCAAGATAGCAACTGGTTCTATCCTCCCTGGTGATAGCCGGACGCCAACATCTTTCCTCAATGTCAGCTCGGCACTGGAGGACCGATATCAGATCTTGAAAGAAATAGGGCGTGGCGGCATGGGGATTGTGTTTCAAGCCTATGACAAGCAACTGAAGGAGCAAGTGGCGATCAAAATACTTTCGCCTGTACTCAGCAACGATCCTGATGCGATCGAACGGCTCATGCGGGAGGTCTCCTCTGCCCGTCGTGTCACCCATCCTAATGTCATCCGGATCCACGACATCTCGGAACACAATGATCTGCACTTCATTTCGATGGAGTTCTTTGAAGGAATGAGTCTGAAGGATTACATCAAGAAAATCGGGCCGCTTTCACTAATGCATGCTCTCAACATTGCTTTACAAATCTGCGACGGACTAGAAGCAGCGCATCGACAAGGTATCGTCCATCGGGATCTCAAATCGCAGAACATCATCATAAGCTCCTCTAGTCAGATCAAGATCATTGATTTCGGGCTGGCCCGCTCTGAGAATTTGGGTGGATTGACCGCTACCGGCTTGATTATGGGGACACCCGAGTACATGGCTCCAGAACAGGTCTCCGGCAAAAGCGTCGATGAACGCGCCGACATTTATTCCCTGGGGATCATTCTTTATGAAATGTTCACAGGGCGCGTGCCTTTTACTGGTGATTCTGCGATCGCAATCGGGTTCAAGCAGTTGAAAGAAGATCCGCCCAAGCCGCGCGACCTGAATGGACAAATTCCTCTAGAAATCGAAAG